The window AATATAGATAACATTTTAGCAAAAGTTAGCAAATCGGGATACGGTAGCCTAACAAAAGAAGAAAAAGATTTGTTATTTTCCAAAAGTAAGAAGTAATTGCGAGTAAGCAAGTAAAAAGTGAAAAGAAAAAATAGTGAAAGACAAGAAAAATAAGAGTAACCGGTTTGGTGTTGTCGGTATTATAATGATACTGTGCAACATTATTGTATCTATACTTTTGGTATTTTCAATTTTTGCCGGATACTTTAAACCTTCACAACATCCTCTTACTGTTTTTCTGGGAATAATATTTCCGTATTTATTTATATTACAAATATTTTTTCTTATTTATTTTATATTAAAAAGAAGTAAGTTTTCTTTTATTCCTATTCTTTTTCTCTGCCTTTCTATTCCGTCTTGCCAGAAAATATGGTCGCCGGGAAATAATAAAAAAATCGACAATAAATCGTTAAAAATCATATCATTTAACGTTAAAAATCTAACAACAGGAAAAAATTCCAATGCACAAACTCCCGTTGACGACTTTTACAAATATCTTGAAGAATCGAATGCCGATATTATTAATTTGCAAGAATATAATATGTATAATATTCAAAGAGATTTGGATAAATTAAAAAAGATAACAAACACAAAACATGTTGCTTACACACATTACTATCCGAACAAACCTAAGTTTGCGATCATAACTTTGTCGAAATATCCGATAATAAACATAGAAAGTATCAGAGCCGAAGGAAAAAGTTATGCTGTTGCGAGCGATATTCTTATTGGAAACGATACGATAAAAATCATTAATGTTCATCTTCAATCTATTTATTTAAATTTGGATGAGATAAATTCGATACCGAATAATACTGAAGAGGCGAAAATATTATCTAAAAAAGTTTACGGCAAAGTTGTTTATGCCGCACAAAAAAGAGAAAGGCAAGTTGAAAAAATACTTTATAATATTGGAAAAGATCCTAAGAAGACTATTTTATGCGGCGATTTCAATGACACGCCGAATTCTTACACATACCGACAAATAAATCAAGTAATGACGGACATTTTTATTAAACATGGAAATGGTTTCGGATTTACTTTTAAAGAATTACCTTTGTTAAGAATCGATTATATGTTTACGAGCAAGGATATGAATCCGCTTAATTTTTATATCAACAGGCAATCGGATTTATCCGACCATAATATAATAATCGGGGAGATCAAATTATGAATGAATTTATACTAAGATCGGATTTTAAGCCAACCGGCGATCAACCGGAAGCAATAAAAGAACTTACCGAAAGTGTTGAACGCGGTGATCCGGCTCAGGTATTGCTTGGTGTTACCGGATCTGGAAAAACTTTTACAATGGCAAATGTTATTGCAAACACGGGAAAACCAACACTTGTGCTTA is drawn from Bacteroidales bacterium and contains these coding sequences:
- a CDS encoding endonuclease/exonuclease/phosphatase family protein, which produces MKDKKNKSNRFGVVGIIMILCNIIVSILLVFSIFAGYFKPSQHPLTVFLGIIFPYLFILQIFFLIYFILKRSKFSFIPILFLCLSIPSCQKIWSPGNNKKIDNKSLKIISFNVKNLTTGKNSNAQTPVDDFYKYLEESNADIINLQEYNMYNIQRDLDKLKKITNTKHVAYTHYYPNKPKFAIITLSKYPIINIESIRAEGKSYAVASDILIGNDTIKIINVHLQSIYLNLDEINSIPNNTEEAKILSKKVYGKVVYAAQKRERQVEKILYNIGKDPKKTILCGDFNDTPNSYTYRQINQVMTDIFIKHGNGFGFTFKELPLLRIDYMFTSKDMNPLNFYINRQSDLSDHNIIIGEIKL